From a region of the Seleniivibrio woodruffii genome:
- a CDS encoding TldD/PmbA family protein, producing MSNDIKRVLERYRDTYENITVTASESVSKSVLLNGKTVESIDIGSESGMVIRAFRDGRVVSMSADGLNAETVDNFLKNHETVINVMPKDDHIRPFKPEDVDNFIQNDGGFESLTTGRMAEMALEAVETALASDIRVKTVNQSVISAVKESTRIITPFTDDLYSEKTYYSSYTYLVASHKGEQDGAGYSDSCSLNHLEHIRAAEDASIAACALLGGKRLKTGKYGVLFAPNVTADFLSIILELVNADNVYKNISVLGDSLGKNAASEAFTLFDDPHMKGGTGSCNFDDEGLRTGITPIFTEGVLDTFMHNSYTSSALGMRNTAHARAGRGGSMGIGASNLILKASTDKMPYEFMNEYVKVTDVMGMHTADTVSGDFSVGISGLLIKNGRTVHPFREAVLSGNLKDLLKSLVGVFEDHRTFGGITASSALFDKMTVSGE from the coding sequence ATGAGTAATGATATAAAAAGGGTTCTGGAGAGGTATCGGGATACATACGAAAACATCACGGTGACCGCTTCCGAATCTGTTTCAAAATCTGTCCTTTTAAACGGCAAAACCGTTGAAAGCATCGATATAGGCTCGGAATCGGGCATGGTTATCCGTGCATTCAGAGACGGAAGGGTCGTTTCAATGAGCGCCGACGGTTTAAATGCCGAAACGGTTGATAATTTTCTCAAAAACCATGAAACTGTTATAAACGTCATGCCGAAGGACGACCACATCAGGCCGTTTAAACCGGAAGACGTTGATAACTTTATTCAGAATGACGGCGGGTTCGAATCACTCACCACAGGCCGCATGGCCGAAATGGCTCTGGAGGCGGTTGAAACTGCGCTGGCTTCCGACATCCGCGTTAAAACGGTGAACCAGTCGGTTATATCTGCGGTGAAAGAATCCACCCGAATAATCACGCCGTTCACGGATGATCTTTATTCCGAGAAAACATACTATTCTTCATACACATACCTTGTGGCATCCCACAAAGGCGAGCAGGACGGGGCGGGATATTCCGACAGCTGTTCGCTGAACCACCTTGAACACATCAGGGCGGCAGAGGATGCTTCAATCGCCGCATGTGCTCTTCTGGGCGGAAAAAGACTGAAGACCGGAAAATACGGAGTGCTTTTCGCTCCTAACGTAACTGCGGATTTCCTCAGCATAATCCTTGAGCTGGTAAACGCCGACAACGTGTACAAGAACATAAGCGTTCTGGGCGACAGTCTGGGAAAAAACGCCGCATCGGAAGCGTTCACCCTGTTTGACGACCCGCACATGAAGGGCGGCACAGGATCCTGCAACTTTGACGATGAGGGACTGCGCACAGGCATAACACCCATATTCACAGAGGGCGTTCTGGACACCTTCATGCACAACAGCTACACCTCATCGGCACTGGGAATGCGCAACACCGCACACGCCAGAGCGGGCAGGGGCGGCAGCATGGGAATAGGTGCCTCAAACCTTATTCTGAAAGCCAGCACCGACAAAATGCCTTATGAATTTATGAATGAATATGTTAAAGTCACCGATGTCATGGGAATGCACACGGCAGACACCGTCAGCGGTGATTTTTCCGTAGGCATATCCGGACTTCTCATAAAAAACGGCAGAACGGTTCATCCTTTCCGTGAGGCTGTGCTTTCCGGCAACCTGAAAGACCTGCTTAAAAGCCTTGTGGGCGTTTTTGAAGACCACAGAACATTCGGGGGCATAACGGCATCCTCGGCACTTTTCGATAAAATGACTGTCAGCGGAGAATAA
- the prfB gene encoding peptide chain release factor 2 encodes MMIDELVSEAEKLNKEVASFATAMNEDELRKKIAKIDEMSMNDPEFWTKKESKLVLKEQSVLKKKLESWEELLTLKDDTEVLFELIKEGEEGLDSDVEDAVKAFGKKVREFELQLVLSGPNDSNNAIITINSGAGGTEASDWASMLYRMYIRFAETRGYKYEIMDYMEGDEAGIKNAVINIKGAFCYGYLKGETGVHRLVRISPFDSANRRHTSFAAVFVMPEIEDDIEIEISESDLQIDTYRAGGAGGQHINTTDSAVRITHAPTGIVVTCQSERSQHKNKAHAMKILKSRLYEYELEKKNEEKQKLESTKTDIGWGNQIRSYVMHPYKMVKDLRTRHETGNVDSVMDGNLDAFIRAYLLHNAGIEYDKD; translated from the coding sequence ATGATGATCGACGAACTTGTAAGCGAAGCGGAAAAACTGAACAAAGAGGTTGCAAGCTTCGCAACTGCCATGAACGAGGACGAACTCAGAAAGAAGATAGCAAAGATAGATGAAATGTCCATGAACGATCCTGAGTTCTGGACCAAGAAAGAGTCCAAGCTCGTTCTGAAAGAACAGTCTGTGCTTAAGAAAAAACTTGAATCATGGGAAGAGCTTCTGACATTGAAAGATGATACTGAGGTTCTTTTCGAGCTTATAAAAGAGGGCGAGGAGGGGCTTGATTCCGATGTTGAGGACGCAGTTAAGGCGTTCGGCAAGAAAGTCCGTGAGTTCGAGCTTCAGCTTGTTCTCAGCGGCCCCAACGACTCCAACAACGCAATCATAACCATCAACTCAGGAGCAGGCGGAACAGAGGCCAGCGACTGGGCATCCATGCTCTATCGCATGTATATCCGCTTTGCAGAGACCAGAGGATACAAATACGAGATAATGGACTACATGGAGGGTGACGAAGCGGGAATCAAAAACGCCGTCATCAACATAAAAGGCGCATTCTGCTACGGCTACCTGAAAGGCGAGACAGGCGTTCACAGACTTGTGCGCATATCCCCCTTCGACTCCGCAAACAGAAGGCACACGTCATTTGCGGCTGTCTTCGTTATGCCTGAGATAGAGGATGACATCGAAATCGAGATAAGCGAATCCGACCTGCAGATAGACACCTATCGTGCGGGCGGAGCAGGCGGACAGCACATCAACACAACAGACTCCGCCGTACGGATCACCCACGCTCCCACAGGAATCGTGGTCACATGTCAGTCCGAACGCAGCCAGCACAAGAACAAGGCTCACGCCATGAAGATCCTTAAATCCAGACTCTATGAATATGAACTGGAAAAAAAGAATGAAGAGAAACAGAAACTGGAAAGCACCAAGACCGATATCGGCTGGGGCAACCAGATCAGATCATATGTTATGCACCCATACAAAATGGTGAAAGACCTGCGTACCCGCCACGAAACAGGCAATGTGGACTCTGTGATGGACGGAAACCTCGATGCTTTCATCCGTGCGTATCTGTTACATAACGCAGGGATTGAGTATGACAAAGACTAA
- a CDS encoding N-acetyltransferase: protein MIRKAVMADAKNIQELVNTHAKVGLMLPVSINEIYEKILEFVVWDEGGEILGCCAMHPTWENLAEIRSVAVSQFSTKKGIGTAVVESAMQMAREVGITDAFLLTYQPGFFGKLGFTEIEKENLPKKIWSDCLKCAKFPDCDEIAMKRKL from the coding sequence ATGATAAGAAAAGCCGTGATGGCTGATGCCAAGAATATTCAGGAACTTGTGAACACCCACGCAAAGGTGGGGCTTATGCTCCCTGTGAGCATAAACGAAATATACGAAAAGATTCTTGAGTTCGTTGTATGGGACGAGGGTGGAGAGATCCTCGGCTGCTGCGCAATGCACCCCACATGGGAGAATCTGGCGGAGATCCGCTCTGTTGCTGTCAGCCAGTTCAGCACCAAGAAGGGAATCGGGACGGCTGTTGTAGAAAGCGCAATGCAGATGGCCAGAGAAGTGGGCATCACCGATGCGTTCCTTTTGACCTATCAGCCAGGATTTTTCGGAAAACTCGGCTTCACCGAGATAGAAAAAGAGAATCTCCCGAAAAAGATATGGTCGGACTGCCTTAAATGTGCTAAGTTTCCCGACTGCGACGAAATTGCAATGAAACGGAAGTTATGA